In Lycium ferocissimum isolate CSIRO_LF1 chromosome 3, AGI_CSIRO_Lferr_CH_V1, whole genome shotgun sequence, the genomic window ACATTCTTGGCATACTTCGCGGAATTCAAATTGTAAATAATATTATGATCAAGTGTTTATGATCATGTTAAAAGTTATAGCTGATAGCAAGGACGTAACTTTATTTCTTAATCAAGTTCATCAAGCAAGCACCATGTTCGACCATAACTCGAACCAGGCTATCCTGGGCCCTTCACTTATTCACTTTGGGTCTTGGCATATGCAAGATGTTGGCGTTACCCAAACAAAGAATCAATCAACTAAGGATTTTGATATTTTCAATATTCACTTAAGAATGTATCCATGTCAACAAGAAATTGACTCAAACTTTTGGATGAAAGTCAACCCAACCATAAGAAACAGTAACAACATTGTTAAATCATTCACCAGAGTCACAAATACTGATTACATTCAGAAGAAAAGGTCTACACAAAAAAAAGAGGAATGAGTTAACTTGCAGTATTAAAATCCTTTCCATTTgaagattaaaaaaagaatCAGAATATATCACCTACTACAAaacaaacacaagaaaacaacatAACATAAGACAGGAGCAAACTTTTGAATTATAGGTATCTcagaacataatatatataaacagcAAAAAGAACAAAGACATGTAAACAACTTTCTCAATAGTCCTACTACTACTTGTTTCTCCTAtcacttctctttcttttgaTTCAAAATTTGTTAAAATGGAAATTAACTTCCAAAAACAACAGCAAACAGAACCAATTTCACTTAACAAAGCAACCAAATCCAAGGGGAGAAAAAGAAGCAAAGGTTCTAACCATTTTGTTGGTGTAAGACAAAGGCCTTCAGGAAAATGGGTCGCTGAGATTAAAGACAcaacaaaaaagataagaaTGTGGCTTGGAACTTACGAAACTGGAGAGGAAGCTGCCCGTGCCTACGATCAGGCTGCTGTTCTTCTTCGTGGATCAAACACACGAACCAACTTTGTTGCTACTTGTGTTTCTCAAGATTCCCCTCTTGCTTCCCGGATTAGAAATCTTCTCAACGTCAAGAAAATCGCAAAGCAGAAAAGCCTGCATTGCTTAGCTGATTCCACAAGTAGTACTAACTCTGTTCAGAGTACTACTAGTGTGACAACTAGTCCAATTAGCACTTGTGATGATCCAATTTCTAGTGAAAAAGCACAAAGGAGCTATTTTTATGAAACAGTACTTTCTACTGATCAAGAAATCATACAAGAAGGTCAACTGTTTGATAGTAACTTTGTTCAAAGTACTACTAATGTTACTACTAGTCCAATTAGCAATTTTGATGATCCAATTTCTAGTGAAAATGCAAAAAGGAGCTACCTTTATGAAACAGTAATGTCTTGTGGTCAAGAAATTATACAAGAAAGTCAACTGTTTGATGACAGTAACTTGTACAAGCCTGATTTAGACATAGGCACATCGCTGTCTCCAACGTCTTCTTGTTTCTCAAGTTCTTGTTTTTCGTCTTCACAGCCAGAATTATCGTGGGATTTTGAAGAAGGTTTCGAATTTGCTCAAGAATTGTTAGATATTCCAACCAAGACTGAGATGGGATTTTCAGAATTTGAGGTAATGAAAGTGGAAAGACAAATATCAGCATCACTTTATGCAGTGAATGGTGTTCAAGATTACATGGAAAttgtacatgatccatatgaGTCTCTTTGGGATTAT contains:
- the LOC132050836 gene encoding ethylene-responsive transcription factor ERN2-like; the protein is MEINFQKQQQTEPISLNKATKSKGRKRSKGSNHFVGVRQRPSGKWVAEIKDTTKKIRMWLGTYETGEEAARAYDQAAVLLRGSNTRTNFVATCVSQDSPLASRIRNLLNVKKIAKQKSLHCLADSTSSTNSVQSTTSVTTSPISTCDDPISSEKAQRSYFYETVLSTDQEIIQEGQLFDSNFVQSTTNVTTSPISNFDDPISSENAKRSYLYETVMSCGQEIIQESQLFDDSNLYKPDLDIGTSLSPTSSCFSSSCFSSSQPELSWDFEEGFEFAQELLDIPTKTEMGFSEFEVMKVERQISASLYAVNGVQDYMEIVHDPYESLWDYHPL